A window of the Anoplopoma fimbria isolate UVic2021 breed Golden Eagle Sablefish chromosome 17, Afim_UVic_2022, whole genome shotgun sequence genome harbors these coding sequences:
- the zmynd8 gene encoding MYND-type zinc finger-containing chromatin reader ZMYND8 isoform X6 produces the protein MEISTRSKDTGSTERVTQKRKMPSPSHSSNGHSSAETSPCPIKKKKKPGAVSSSKDQSELRHGPFYYVKQPALTTDPVDVVPQDGRNDFYCWLCHREGQVLCCELCPRVYHAKCLKLPAEPEGDWFCPECEKITVAECIETQSKAMMMLTIEQLSYLLKFALQKMKQPGDHPRLSSRSPHAASTQRKTFNWTEPFQKPVSLEQHPDYAEYIFHPMDLCTLEKNIKKKMYGCTEAFLADAKWILHNCIIYNGGNHKLTATAKVIVKICEHEMNEIEVCPECYLSACQKRDNWFCEPCSNPHPLVWAKLKGFPFWPAKALRDKDGQVDARFFGQHDRAWVPLNNCYLMSKEIPFSVKKTKSIFNSAMQEMEVYVENMKKKFGVFNYAPFRTPYTPDNNFQMLLDPSNPSSTPIKPEKQEKIKLSFDMTASPKISLARTMLSGAGVVGTTAGRRLPLSDMPRSPMSTNSSAHTGSDGETETADKSQTKAPNSQYSTGEESMDCTASPAHPRPCPAGSSLESPKPFHSQAPGAPKQEKTPPTGSILNLNLDRSKAEMDLKELSETVQQKQGATPVLTSPKRQIKSRFQLNLDKTIESCKAQLGIDEISVDVYKGVEHSDSEDSDKSDSSDSEYASDEEQKTKDGQDAAPSDEVQKDSTKSKAKDKPSPSQEEGKGDSHVASETTAGDANAAASDAPTKKQISTDCEKESPEKTKAPPASPSLREKATVKEAAKQPVPVEDSDSERELVIDLGEEQGGKDRKRSRKDKMTVKESSAGKTEGKALTPSTLPSQNSTAPSTPSSASTQSPMAIPVTMVSFTTPSPATISLANVSSATATPPSSSSSASNTPALKKQRPLLPRETVPVVQRAVVWNPSAKFQTSSQKWHMQKVQRQQQNQQPAATTPEQASSPRQGQTQVLTQTQATGNGSTAVSSSSAQQSSQSTRYQTRQAVKAVQQKDTPLSTSTSAVTLVSSSPSSVAMVATSSLGTAATSSPMATDLYIPTASADVAADIAKYTNKIMDAIKGTMTEIYNDLSKSTSGNTIAEIRRLRIEIEKLQWLHQQELSEMKHNLELTMAEMRQSLEQERERLVTEVKKQMELEKQQAVDETKKKQWCANCRKEAIFYCCWNTSYCDYPCQQAHWPEHMKSCTQSATAPQQEPEAESTADPPNKGLGQTSGGPNSLRDAPASAPPDKDCDMEKSTDNVAVTLS, from the exons ATGGAGATCTCAACGCGATCCAAGG ACACGGGGTCAACAGAACGGGTGACCCAAAAGCGAAAGATGCCGAGTCCCTCTCATTCATCTAATGGTCACTCCTCTGCTGAAACATCCCCCTGCcctataaaaaagaagaagaaaccaggTGCTGTTAGCAGCAGCAAAGACCAG TCAGAACTAAGACATGGTCCCTTTTACTATGTGAAGCAGCCAGCACTCACCACAGACCCTGTTGATGTTGTACCGCAGGACGGCAGGAACGACTTCTACTGCTGGCTATGCCACCGCGAGGGCCAGGTGCTCTGCTGTGAGCTCTGCCCCAGGGTGTACCACGCCAAGTGCCTCAAACTACCAGCCGAGCCCGAGGGCGACTGGTTCTGTCCGGAGTGTGAG AAAATAACAGTTGCTGAGTGTATAGAGACTCAGAGCAAAGCCATGATGATGCTAACTATAGAGCAGCTGTCTTACCTACTAAAGTTTGCCCTTCAGAAGATGAAACAGCCAGGT GATCATCCCCGCTTGTCATCTCGCTCCCCCCATGCAGCTTCCACGCAGAGAAAGACTTTTAATTGG ACCGAACCCTTCCAGAAACCTGTCTCTCTTGAACAGCATCCCGATTATGCAGAGTACATTTTTCACCCTATGGATCTTTGCACACTTGAGAAG aatattaaaaagaaaatgtatggcTGCACAGAGGCCTTCTTGGCAGATGCAAAATGGATTTTGCACAACTGTATTATATACAATGGAg GCAATCACAAACTCACGGCTACAGCTAAAGTGATAGTAAAGATCTGTGAACATGAG ATGAATGAGATTGAAGTTTGTCCCGAGTGTTATCTGTCTGCTTGCCAAAAGAGAGACAACTGGTTCTGTGAGCCTTGT AGTAACCCACACCCTCTAGTGTGGGCCAAACTGAAAGGATTTCCATTCTGGCCTGCTAAAGCTTTGCGGGACAAAGATGGACAAGTGGATGCTCGCTTTTTTGGACAACATGACAG GGCTTGGGTGCCTTTAAACAACTGCTACCTCATGTCCAAAGAGATTCCATTCTCTGTGAAGAAGACCAAGAGCATCTTCAACAGCGCCATGCAAGAGATGGAGGTCTATGTggagaacatgaagaagaagttCGGAGTGTTTAACTATGCCCCCTTCAGGACACCATACACTCCTGACAACAACTTCCAGATGCTGCTGGATCCCTCCAACCCATCATCAACGCCGATCAAACCTGAGAAACAGGAGAAGATCAAGCTGAGCTTTGATATGACGGCATCACCCAAGATCTCTTTGGCCAGGACCATGTTGTCCGGGGCCGGAGTGGTAGGGACTACAGCAGGCCGGCGGCTCCCCCTCAGTGATATGCCTCGCTCCCCCATGAGCACCAACTCCTCTGCCCATACTGGTTCGGATGGGGAAACAGAGACAGCGGACAAGTCCCAGACAAAGGCTCCAAACAGCCAGTACAGTACAGGAGAAGAGTCCATGGACTGTACAG CATCACCTGCCCATCCTCGACCTTGTCCTGCAGGCAGTTCCTTAGAAAGCCCTAAACCATTCCACTCTCAAGCTCCTGGCGCTCCCAAACAGGAGAAGACACCACCGACAGGAAGCATACTGAACCTCAATCTAG ATCGAAGTAAAGCAGAAATGGACCTGAAGGAGCTTAGTGAAACGGTTCAGCAGAAACAAGGAGCCACACCAGTCCTCACCTCTCCAAAAAGACAGATCAAGAGCCGTTTCCAGCTGAACTTGGACAAAACCATCGAGAGTTGCAAGGCACAGTTGG GTATAGATGAGATCTCCGTTGATGTGTACAAAGGTGTGGAACACAGTGACTCAGAGGACTCGGATAAATCTGACTCCAGTGACAGTGAGTATGCCAGTGATGAGGAGCAAAAGACCAAGGATGGTCAGGATGCAGCACCCAGTGATGAGGTCCAGAAGGATTCCACCAAAAGCAAAGCCAAAGACAAACCTTCCCCGAGCCAAGAGGAGGGTAAAGGTGATTCGCACGTGGCCTCCGAGACTACAGCAGGCGACGCCAATGCAGCAGCATCAGATGCTCCAactaaaaagcaaataagcacaGATTGTGAAAAAGAGAGCCCAGAGAAAACCAAAGCACCTCCAGCATCACCTAGTCTCAGGGAAAAGGCTACGGTGAAAGAAGCGGCAAAGCAGCCTGTGCCAGTGGAGGACTCTGACTCAGAGAGAGAGCTGGTTATTGACCTTGGAGAGGAACAAGGAGGcaaggacaggaagaggagcaggaaagACAAAATGACTGTTAAAGAGTCTTCTGCTGGTAAAACTGAAG GGAAAGCCCTGACCCCATCGACACTACCGTCTCAAAACAGTACAGCTCCATCCACTCCCTCCAGCGCTTCCACACAGTCCCCCATGGCCATTCCTGTCACCATGGTCTCCTTCACTACTCCCTCACCCGCAACCATAAGCCTCGCAAACGTGTCCAGTGCCACCGCAAcacccccctcttcctcctcctcagcttccAACACCCCAGCTTTGAAGAAACAGCGTCCTCTGCTGCCCAGAGAGACGGTGCCGGTGGTGCAGAGAGCTGTGGTGTGGAATCCCTCTGCCAAGTTTCAGACCTCCTCTCAGAAGTGGCACATGCAGAAGGTGCAGCGTCAGCAACAGAACCAGCAACCTGCGGCAACCACGCCGGAGCAGGCGTCGTCGCCCAGGCAAGGCCAGACTCAAGTGCTGACCCAGACACAGGCCACTGGGAACGGATCGACAGCAGTGTCTTCATCTTCAGCACAGCAGTCTTCTCAGAGCACACGCTATCAGACCAGACAGGCTGTTAAAG CAGTTCAACAAAAAGACACTCCACTCAGCACATCAACGTCTGCTGTCACACTGGTATCCAGTAGCCCATCTTCTGTTGCCATGGTGGCGACATCAAGTTTAGGCACAGCTGCTACGTCTTCACCCATGGCAACCGACCTGTATATCCCCACCGCCTCAGCGGATGTAGCTGCAGACATTgccaaatacacaaataaa ATAATGGATGCAATCAAAGGTACAATGACTGAAATCTACAATGACCTCTCTAAGAGTACTTCAGGCAATACAATAGCAGAG ATAAGACGACTGAGAATCGAAATAGAGAAATTACAGTGGCTCCATCAACAAGAGCTGTCAGAAATGAAGCACAATCTTG AGCTGACAATGGCAGAGATGAGGCAAAGTctggagcaggagagagagaggttggtGACTGAGGTGAAGAAACAGATGGAGCTGGAGAAGCAGCAAGCAGTGGatgagacaaagaagaagcagTGGTGTGCTAACTGCAGGAAAGAGGCCATCTTCTACTGCTGCTGGAACACCAGCTACTGTGATTACCCGTGTCAGCAGGCCCACTGGCCAGAACACATGAAGTCCTGCACTCAGTCAG CAACAGCCCCACAGCAAGAGCCTGAGGCTGAGTCGACAGCAGACCCCCCAAACAAAGGTTTAGGGCAGACTAGCGGGGGCCCGAACTCTCTGAGAGACGCGCCGGCCTCTGCACCACCAGACAAAGACTGTGACATGGAGAAGAGCACTGACAACGTTGCTGTCACTTTGTCCTGA
- the zmynd8 gene encoding MYND-type zinc finger-containing chromatin reader ZMYND8 isoform X1, whose product MAIIIGSTSGRLHPSVAEEEEKTEITTEGMEISTRSKDTGSTERVTQKRKMPSPSHSSNGHSSAETSPCPIKKKKKPGAVSSSKDQSELRHGPFYYVKQPALTTDPVDVVPQDGRNDFYCWLCHREGQVLCCELCPRVYHAKCLKLPAEPEGDWFCPECEKITVAECIETQSKAMMMLTIEQLSYLLKFALQKMKQPGDHPRLSSRSPHAASTQRKTFNWTEPFQKPVSLEQHPDYAEYIFHPMDLCTLEKNIKKKMYGCTEAFLADAKWILHNCIIYNGGNHKLTATAKVIVKICEHEMNEIEVCPECYLSACQKRDNWFCEPCSNPHPLVWAKLKGFPFWPAKALRDKDGQVDARFFGQHDRAWVPLNNCYLMSKEIPFSVKKTKSIFNSAMQEMEVYVENMKKKFGVFNYAPFRTPYTPDNNFQMLLDPSNPSSTPIKPEKQEKIKLSFDMTASPKISLARTMLSGAGVVGTTAGRRLPLSDMPRSPMSTNSSAHTGSDGETETADKSQTKAPNSQYSTGEESMDCTASPAHPRPCPAGSSLESPKPFHSQAPGAPKQEKTPPTGSILNLNLDRSKAEMDLKELSETVQQKQGATPVLTSPKRQIKSRFQLNLDKTIESCKAQLGIDEISVDVYKGVEHSDSEDSDKSDSSDSEYASDEEQKTKDGQDAAPSDEVQKDSTKSKAKDKPSPSQEEGKGDSHVASETTAGDANAAASDAPTKKQISTDCEKESPEKTKAPPASPSLREKATVKEAAKQPVPVEDSDSERELVIDLGEEQGGKDRKRSRKDKMTVKESSAGKTEGKALTPSTLPSQNSTAPSTPSSASTQSPMAIPVTMVSFTTPSPATISLANVSSATATPPSSSSSASNTPALKKQRPLLPRETVPVVQRAVVWNPSAKFQTSSQKWHMQKVQRQQQNQQPAATTPEQASSPRQGQTQVLTQTQATGNGSTAVSSSSAQQSSQSTRYQTRQAVKAVQQKDTPLSTSTSAVTLVSSSPSSVAMVATSSLGTAATSSPMATDLYIPTASADVAADIAKYTNKIMDAIKGTMTEIYNDLSKSTSGNTIAEIRRLRIEIEKLQWLHQQELSEMKHNLELTMAEMRQSLEQERERLVTEVKKQMELEKQQAVDETKKKQWCANCRKEAIFYCCWNTSYCDYPCQQAHWPEHMKSCTQSATAPQQEPEAESTADPPNKGLGQTSGGPNSLRDAPASAPPDKDCDMEKSTDNVAVTLS is encoded by the exons ATGGCCATAATAATAGGATCGACATCAGGGCGCCTGCATCCAAG TgtggcagaggaagaggagaaaactGAGATTACAACAGAAGGAATGGAGATCTCAACGCGATCCAAGG ACACGGGGTCAACAGAACGGGTGACCCAAAAGCGAAAGATGCCGAGTCCCTCTCATTCATCTAATGGTCACTCCTCTGCTGAAACATCCCCCTGCcctataaaaaagaagaagaaaccaggTGCTGTTAGCAGCAGCAAAGACCAG TCAGAACTAAGACATGGTCCCTTTTACTATGTGAAGCAGCCAGCACTCACCACAGACCCTGTTGATGTTGTACCGCAGGACGGCAGGAACGACTTCTACTGCTGGCTATGCCACCGCGAGGGCCAGGTGCTCTGCTGTGAGCTCTGCCCCAGGGTGTACCACGCCAAGTGCCTCAAACTACCAGCCGAGCCCGAGGGCGACTGGTTCTGTCCGGAGTGTGAG AAAATAACAGTTGCTGAGTGTATAGAGACTCAGAGCAAAGCCATGATGATGCTAACTATAGAGCAGCTGTCTTACCTACTAAAGTTTGCCCTTCAGAAGATGAAACAGCCAGGT GATCATCCCCGCTTGTCATCTCGCTCCCCCCATGCAGCTTCCACGCAGAGAAAGACTTTTAATTGG ACCGAACCCTTCCAGAAACCTGTCTCTCTTGAACAGCATCCCGATTATGCAGAGTACATTTTTCACCCTATGGATCTTTGCACACTTGAGAAG aatattaaaaagaaaatgtatggcTGCACAGAGGCCTTCTTGGCAGATGCAAAATGGATTTTGCACAACTGTATTATATACAATGGAg GCAATCACAAACTCACGGCTACAGCTAAAGTGATAGTAAAGATCTGTGAACATGAG ATGAATGAGATTGAAGTTTGTCCCGAGTGTTATCTGTCTGCTTGCCAAAAGAGAGACAACTGGTTCTGTGAGCCTTGT AGTAACCCACACCCTCTAGTGTGGGCCAAACTGAAAGGATTTCCATTCTGGCCTGCTAAAGCTTTGCGGGACAAAGATGGACAAGTGGATGCTCGCTTTTTTGGACAACATGACAG GGCTTGGGTGCCTTTAAACAACTGCTACCTCATGTCCAAAGAGATTCCATTCTCTGTGAAGAAGACCAAGAGCATCTTCAACAGCGCCATGCAAGAGATGGAGGTCTATGTggagaacatgaagaagaagttCGGAGTGTTTAACTATGCCCCCTTCAGGACACCATACACTCCTGACAACAACTTCCAGATGCTGCTGGATCCCTCCAACCCATCATCAACGCCGATCAAACCTGAGAAACAGGAGAAGATCAAGCTGAGCTTTGATATGACGGCATCACCCAAGATCTCTTTGGCCAGGACCATGTTGTCCGGGGCCGGAGTGGTAGGGACTACAGCAGGCCGGCGGCTCCCCCTCAGTGATATGCCTCGCTCCCCCATGAGCACCAACTCCTCTGCCCATACTGGTTCGGATGGGGAAACAGAGACAGCGGACAAGTCCCAGACAAAGGCTCCAAACAGCCAGTACAGTACAGGAGAAGAGTCCATGGACTGTACAG CATCACCTGCCCATCCTCGACCTTGTCCTGCAGGCAGTTCCTTAGAAAGCCCTAAACCATTCCACTCTCAAGCTCCTGGCGCTCCCAAACAGGAGAAGACACCACCGACAGGAAGCATACTGAACCTCAATCTAG ATCGAAGTAAAGCAGAAATGGACCTGAAGGAGCTTAGTGAAACGGTTCAGCAGAAACAAGGAGCCACACCAGTCCTCACCTCTCCAAAAAGACAGATCAAGAGCCGTTTCCAGCTGAACTTGGACAAAACCATCGAGAGTTGCAAGGCACAGTTGG GTATAGATGAGATCTCCGTTGATGTGTACAAAGGTGTGGAACACAGTGACTCAGAGGACTCGGATAAATCTGACTCCAGTGACAGTGAGTATGCCAGTGATGAGGAGCAAAAGACCAAGGATGGTCAGGATGCAGCACCCAGTGATGAGGTCCAGAAGGATTCCACCAAAAGCAAAGCCAAAGACAAACCTTCCCCGAGCCAAGAGGAGGGTAAAGGTGATTCGCACGTGGCCTCCGAGACTACAGCAGGCGACGCCAATGCAGCAGCATCAGATGCTCCAactaaaaagcaaataagcacaGATTGTGAAAAAGAGAGCCCAGAGAAAACCAAAGCACCTCCAGCATCACCTAGTCTCAGGGAAAAGGCTACGGTGAAAGAAGCGGCAAAGCAGCCTGTGCCAGTGGAGGACTCTGACTCAGAGAGAGAGCTGGTTATTGACCTTGGAGAGGAACAAGGAGGcaaggacaggaagaggagcaggaaagACAAAATGACTGTTAAAGAGTCTTCTGCTGGTAAAACTGAAG GGAAAGCCCTGACCCCATCGACACTACCGTCTCAAAACAGTACAGCTCCATCCACTCCCTCCAGCGCTTCCACACAGTCCCCCATGGCCATTCCTGTCACCATGGTCTCCTTCACTACTCCCTCACCCGCAACCATAAGCCTCGCAAACGTGTCCAGTGCCACCGCAAcacccccctcttcctcctcctcagcttccAACACCCCAGCTTTGAAGAAACAGCGTCCTCTGCTGCCCAGAGAGACGGTGCCGGTGGTGCAGAGAGCTGTGGTGTGGAATCCCTCTGCCAAGTTTCAGACCTCCTCTCAGAAGTGGCACATGCAGAAGGTGCAGCGTCAGCAACAGAACCAGCAACCTGCGGCAACCACGCCGGAGCAGGCGTCGTCGCCCAGGCAAGGCCAGACTCAAGTGCTGACCCAGACACAGGCCACTGGGAACGGATCGACAGCAGTGTCTTCATCTTCAGCACAGCAGTCTTCTCAGAGCACACGCTATCAGACCAGACAGGCTGTTAAAG CAGTTCAACAAAAAGACACTCCACTCAGCACATCAACGTCTGCTGTCACACTGGTATCCAGTAGCCCATCTTCTGTTGCCATGGTGGCGACATCAAGTTTAGGCACAGCTGCTACGTCTTCACCCATGGCAACCGACCTGTATATCCCCACCGCCTCAGCGGATGTAGCTGCAGACATTgccaaatacacaaataaa ATAATGGATGCAATCAAAGGTACAATGACTGAAATCTACAATGACCTCTCTAAGAGTACTTCAGGCAATACAATAGCAGAG ATAAGACGACTGAGAATCGAAATAGAGAAATTACAGTGGCTCCATCAACAAGAGCTGTCAGAAATGAAGCACAATCTTG AGCTGACAATGGCAGAGATGAGGCAAAGTctggagcaggagagagagaggttggtGACTGAGGTGAAGAAACAGATGGAGCTGGAGAAGCAGCAAGCAGTGGatgagacaaagaagaagcagTGGTGTGCTAACTGCAGGAAAGAGGCCATCTTCTACTGCTGCTGGAACACCAGCTACTGTGATTACCCGTGTCAGCAGGCCCACTGGCCAGAACACATGAAGTCCTGCACTCAGTCAG CAACAGCCCCACAGCAAGAGCCTGAGGCTGAGTCGACAGCAGACCCCCCAAACAAAGGTTTAGGGCAGACTAGCGGGGGCCCGAACTCTCTGAGAGACGCGCCGGCCTCTGCACCACCAGACAAAGACTGTGACATGGAGAAGAGCACTGACAACGTTGCTGTCACTTTGTCCTGA
- the zmynd8 gene encoding MYND-type zinc finger-containing chromatin reader ZMYND8 isoform X3, which produces MHPQSVAEEEEKTEITTEGMEISTRSKDTGSTERVTQKRKMPSPSHSSNGHSSAETSPCPIKKKKKPGAVSSSKDQSELRHGPFYYVKQPALTTDPVDVVPQDGRNDFYCWLCHREGQVLCCELCPRVYHAKCLKLPAEPEGDWFCPECEKITVAECIETQSKAMMMLTIEQLSYLLKFALQKMKQPGDHPRLSSRSPHAASTQRKTFNWTEPFQKPVSLEQHPDYAEYIFHPMDLCTLEKNIKKKMYGCTEAFLADAKWILHNCIIYNGGNHKLTATAKVIVKICEHEMNEIEVCPECYLSACQKRDNWFCEPCSNPHPLVWAKLKGFPFWPAKALRDKDGQVDARFFGQHDRAWVPLNNCYLMSKEIPFSVKKTKSIFNSAMQEMEVYVENMKKKFGVFNYAPFRTPYTPDNNFQMLLDPSNPSSTPIKPEKQEKIKLSFDMTASPKISLARTMLSGAGVVGTTAGRRLPLSDMPRSPMSTNSSAHTGSDGETETADKSQTKAPNSQYSTGEESMDCTASPAHPRPCPAGSSLESPKPFHSQAPGAPKQEKTPPTGSILNLNLDRSKAEMDLKELSETVQQKQGATPVLTSPKRQIKSRFQLNLDKTIESCKAQLGIDEISVDVYKGVEHSDSEDSDKSDSSDSEYASDEEQKTKDGQDAAPSDEVQKDSTKSKAKDKPSPSQEEGKGDSHVASETTAGDANAAASDAPTKKQISTDCEKESPEKTKAPPASPSLREKATVKEAAKQPVPVEDSDSERELVIDLGEEQGGKDRKRSRKDKMTVKESSAGKTEGKALTPSTLPSQNSTAPSTPSSASTQSPMAIPVTMVSFTTPSPATISLANVSSATATPPSSSSSASNTPALKKQRPLLPRETVPVVQRAVVWNPSAKFQTSSQKWHMQKVQRQQQNQQPAATTPEQASSPRQGQTQVLTQTQATGNGSTAVSSSSAQQSSQSTRYQTRQAVKAVQQKDTPLSTSTSAVTLVSSSPSSVAMVATSSLGTAATSSPMATDLYIPTASADVAADIAKYTNKIMDAIKGTMTEIYNDLSKSTSGNTIAEIRRLRIEIEKLQWLHQQELSEMKHNLELTMAEMRQSLEQERERLVTEVKKQMELEKQQAVDETKKKQWCANCRKEAIFYCCWNTSYCDYPCQQAHWPEHMKSCTQSATAPQQEPEAESTADPPNKGLGQTSGGPNSLRDAPASAPPDKDCDMEKSTDNVAVTLS; this is translated from the exons ATGCATCCACAGAG TgtggcagaggaagaggagaaaactGAGATTACAACAGAAGGAATGGAGATCTCAACGCGATCCAAGG ACACGGGGTCAACAGAACGGGTGACCCAAAAGCGAAAGATGCCGAGTCCCTCTCATTCATCTAATGGTCACTCCTCTGCTGAAACATCCCCCTGCcctataaaaaagaagaagaaaccaggTGCTGTTAGCAGCAGCAAAGACCAG TCAGAACTAAGACATGGTCCCTTTTACTATGTGAAGCAGCCAGCACTCACCACAGACCCTGTTGATGTTGTACCGCAGGACGGCAGGAACGACTTCTACTGCTGGCTATGCCACCGCGAGGGCCAGGTGCTCTGCTGTGAGCTCTGCCCCAGGGTGTACCACGCCAAGTGCCTCAAACTACCAGCCGAGCCCGAGGGCGACTGGTTCTGTCCGGAGTGTGAG AAAATAACAGTTGCTGAGTGTATAGAGACTCAGAGCAAAGCCATGATGATGCTAACTATAGAGCAGCTGTCTTACCTACTAAAGTTTGCCCTTCAGAAGATGAAACAGCCAGGT GATCATCCCCGCTTGTCATCTCGCTCCCCCCATGCAGCTTCCACGCAGAGAAAGACTTTTAATTGG ACCGAACCCTTCCAGAAACCTGTCTCTCTTGAACAGCATCCCGATTATGCAGAGTACATTTTTCACCCTATGGATCTTTGCACACTTGAGAAG aatattaaaaagaaaatgtatggcTGCACAGAGGCCTTCTTGGCAGATGCAAAATGGATTTTGCACAACTGTATTATATACAATGGAg GCAATCACAAACTCACGGCTACAGCTAAAGTGATAGTAAAGATCTGTGAACATGAG ATGAATGAGATTGAAGTTTGTCCCGAGTGTTATCTGTCTGCTTGCCAAAAGAGAGACAACTGGTTCTGTGAGCCTTGT AGTAACCCACACCCTCTAGTGTGGGCCAAACTGAAAGGATTTCCATTCTGGCCTGCTAAAGCTTTGCGGGACAAAGATGGACAAGTGGATGCTCGCTTTTTTGGACAACATGACAG GGCTTGGGTGCCTTTAAACAACTGCTACCTCATGTCCAAAGAGATTCCATTCTCTGTGAAGAAGACCAAGAGCATCTTCAACAGCGCCATGCAAGAGATGGAGGTCTATGTggagaacatgaagaagaagttCGGAGTGTTTAACTATGCCCCCTTCAGGACACCATACACTCCTGACAACAACTTCCAGATGCTGCTGGATCCCTCCAACCCATCATCAACGCCGATCAAACCTGAGAAACAGGAGAAGATCAAGCTGAGCTTTGATATGACGGCATCACCCAAGATCTCTTTGGCCAGGACCATGTTGTCCGGGGCCGGAGTGGTAGGGACTACAGCAGGCCGGCGGCTCCCCCTCAGTGATATGCCTCGCTCCCCCATGAGCACCAACTCCTCTGCCCATACTGGTTCGGATGGGGAAACAGAGACAGCGGACAAGTCCCAGACAAAGGCTCCAAACAGCCAGTACAGTACAGGAGAAGAGTCCATGGACTGTACAG CATCACCTGCCCATCCTCGACCTTGTCCTGCAGGCAGTTCCTTAGAAAGCCCTAAACCATTCCACTCTCAAGCTCCTGGCGCTCCCAAACAGGAGAAGACACCACCGACAGGAAGCATACTGAACCTCAATCTAG ATCGAAGTAAAGCAGAAATGGACCTGAAGGAGCTTAGTGAAACGGTTCAGCAGAAACAAGGAGCCACACCAGTCCTCACCTCTCCAAAAAGACAGATCAAGAGCCGTTTCCAGCTGAACTTGGACAAAACCATCGAGAGTTGCAAGGCACAGTTGG GTATAGATGAGATCTCCGTTGATGTGTACAAAGGTGTGGAACACAGTGACTCAGAGGACTCGGATAAATCTGACTCCAGTGACAGTGAGTATGCCAGTGATGAGGAGCAAAAGACCAAGGATGGTCAGGATGCAGCACCCAGTGATGAGGTCCAGAAGGATTCCACCAAAAGCAAAGCCAAAGACAAACCTTCCCCGAGCCAAGAGGAGGGTAAAGGTGATTCGCACGTGGCCTCCGAGACTACAGCAGGCGACGCCAATGCAGCAGCATCAGATGCTCCAactaaaaagcaaataagcacaGATTGTGAAAAAGAGAGCCCAGAGAAAACCAAAGCACCTCCAGCATCACCTAGTCTCAGGGAAAAGGCTACGGTGAAAGAAGCGGCAAAGCAGCCTGTGCCAGTGGAGGACTCTGACTCAGAGAGAGAGCTGGTTATTGACCTTGGAGAGGAACAAGGAGGcaaggacaggaagaggagcaggaaagACAAAATGACTGTTAAAGAGTCTTCTGCTGGTAAAACTGAAG GGAAAGCCCTGACCCCATCGACACTACCGTCTCAAAACAGTACAGCTCCATCCACTCCCTCCAGCGCTTCCACACAGTCCCCCATGGCCATTCCTGTCACCATGGTCTCCTTCACTACTCCCTCACCCGCAACCATAAGCCTCGCAAACGTGTCCAGTGCCACCGCAAcacccccctcttcctcctcctcagcttccAACACCCCAGCTTTGAAGAAACAGCGTCCTCTGCTGCCCAGAGAGACGGTGCCGGTGGTGCAGAGAGCTGTGGTGTGGAATCCCTCTGCCAAGTTTCAGACCTCCTCTCAGAAGTGGCACATGCAGAAGGTGCAGCGTCAGCAACAGAACCAGCAACCTGCGGCAACCACGCCGGAGCAGGCGTCGTCGCCCAGGCAAGGCCAGACTCAAGTGCTGACCCAGACACAGGCCACTGGGAACGGATCGACAGCAGTGTCTTCATCTTCAGCACAGCAGTCTTCTCAGAGCACACGCTATCAGACCAGACAGGCTGTTAAAG CAGTTCAACAAAAAGACACTCCACTCAGCACATCAACGTCTGCTGTCACACTGGTATCCAGTAGCCCATCTTCTGTTGCCATGGTGGCGACATCAAGTTTAGGCACAGCTGCTACGTCTTCACCCATGGCAACCGACCTGTATATCCCCACCGCCTCAGCGGATGTAGCTGCAGACATTgccaaatacacaaataaa ATAATGGATGCAATCAAAGGTACAATGACTGAAATCTACAATGACCTCTCTAAGAGTACTTCAGGCAATACAATAGCAGAG ATAAGACGACTGAGAATCGAAATAGAGAAATTACAGTGGCTCCATCAACAAGAGCTGTCAGAAATGAAGCACAATCTTG AGCTGACAATGGCAGAGATGAGGCAAAGTctggagcaggagagagagaggttggtGACTGAGGTGAAGAAACAGATGGAGCTGGAGAAGCAGCAAGCAGTGGatgagacaaagaagaagcagTGGTGTGCTAACTGCAGGAAAGAGGCCATCTTCTACTGCTGCTGGAACACCAGCTACTGTGATTACCCGTGTCAGCAGGCCCACTGGCCAGAACACATGAAGTCCTGCACTCAGTCAG CAACAGCCCCACAGCAAGAGCCTGAGGCTGAGTCGACAGCAGACCCCCCAAACAAAGGTTTAGGGCAGACTAGCGGGGGCCCGAACTCTCTGAGAGACGCGCCGGCCTCTGCACCACCAGACAAAGACTGTGACATGGAGAAGAGCACTGACAACGTTGCTGTCACTTTGTCCTGA